One Pseudomonas sp. HOU2 genomic window carries:
- a CDS encoding DUF3613 domain-containing protein, which yields MNTLYRVCCLTLLSLPIAAQAIDAGPASAQQQETEGWLVLQSRNQAASTKPQTATAAEREQAMQRWLKKYKYEIPDFYDPDAGGKIETKN from the coding sequence ATGAACACCTTGTACCGTGTGTGCTGCCTGACCCTGCTCAGCCTGCCGATTGCGGCCCAGGCGATCGACGCCGGCCCGGCCTCGGCGCAGCAACAGGAAACCGAAGGCTGGCTGGTGCTGCAAAGCCGCAACCAGGCCGCCTCGACCAAGCCGCAAACCGCCACGGCGGCGGAGCGCGAACAGGCGATGCAGCGCTGGTTGAAAAAGTACAAATACGAGATTCCGGATTTCTACGACCCGGATGCGGGTGGCAAGATCGAGACCAAGAACTAG
- a CDS encoding type II secretion system F family protein has translation MVYLAALMLLLGALLLVVNHLLTERRRVRQVNQRLQGHLVRENRFGNWLRALGNSRFGQRSVSIDSETQTLLSRLGWRRASERSLFAACQIGTPLLALGLAIFLQEVFFPHAANRWIVPMLATGAGYLLPKRLLAYAAGRRQKTIAVEISTFIPLLRILFESGMAVEQALRVLSTEGQKLLPELTRELRLILARVDSGLELGLELNKASVMLAVDEFTDTCVILQQLIQQGGGAMKSLLALKQLLDDRRLTRLQEYISKMSAKMSVVMMLFLFPALLIVLAGPGFTAITRAFAN, from the coding sequence ATGGTCTATCTCGCCGCTCTGATGCTGCTGCTCGGCGCGCTGTTGCTGGTGGTCAATCACCTGCTGACGGAGCGGCGCCGGGTGCGCCAGGTCAACCAGCGGTTGCAGGGGCATCTGGTGCGCGAGAACCGTTTTGGTAACTGGCTGCGTGCTCTGGGCAACAGCAGGTTCGGCCAGCGCTCAGTGAGCATCGACAGCGAAACCCAGACCCTGCTCAGTCGCCTCGGCTGGCGCCGCGCCAGTGAGCGCTCGCTGTTCGCCGCCTGCCAGATCGGCACGCCGCTGCTGGCGTTGGGGCTGGCGATCTTTTTGCAGGAAGTGTTTTTTCCGCACGCCGCCAACCGCTGGATCGTCCCGATGCTCGCCACCGGTGCCGGTTACCTGTTGCCAAAGCGCTTGCTGGCTTACGCCGCCGGGCGCCGGCAGAAAACCATCGCCGTGGAAATATCCACGTTCATCCCGCTGCTGCGCATCCTCTTCGAGTCGGGCATGGCGGTCGAACAAGCCTTGCGTGTGCTCAGCACCGAGGGGCAAAAACTGCTGCCGGAACTGACTCGCGAACTGCGCCTGATTCTGGCCCGGGTCGACTCGGGCCTGGAGTTGGGGCTGGAACTGAACAAAGCCTCGGTGATGCTCGCGGTCGATGAGTTCACCGACACCTGCGTGATCCTGCAGCAATTGATTCAGCAGGGCGGCGGAGCGATGAAATCGCTGCTCGCGCTCAAGCAATTGCTCGACGACCGCCGCCTGACCCGACTGCAGGAATACATCTCGAAGATGTCGGCGAAGATGTCGGTGGTGATGATGCTGTTTCTGTTTCCTGCCTTGCTGATCGTACTGGCCGGCCCGGGGTTCACCGCGATTACCCGGGCATTTGCAAACTGA
- a CDS encoding CpaF family protein gives MSAEKLFGAVHHGAVGNTDHEGLKLVLHRYIIDAIEESGKNLLEGSRQLLAQFVTDKVAEYIARLHLAISRYEMERLAEEIVDELTGFGPLEVLLRDQSVTEILVNGPHRVFIERDGVLHQSDLRFIDAHHVERVMQRILAPLGRRLDESSPMVDARLPDGSRVNAIIPPIALDGPCLSIRKFRKDMLKSSDLMAMQTIDLAIFEFLQEAVGKRCNVLISGGTGTGKTTLLNILSQLINPHERLVTIEDVAELQLGHPHVVRLETRPPNAEGHGEVKASDLIRNALRMRPDRIILGEIRGVEVVDVLTAMNTGHDGSMSTVHANNAQDALLRLETLVGLTGRSIAERTLRQMICAALDVIIQLTRMPDGRRCVSEVVEVVGIREDVYVTNTLFRLDRRTGFGFLREAVNPAGDKLRHETHLG, from the coding sequence ATGAGCGCGGAAAAACTGTTCGGCGCGGTACACCACGGCGCGGTCGGCAATACCGATCACGAAGGCCTGAAACTGGTCCTGCACCGCTACATCATCGACGCCATCGAAGAGTCGGGGAAAAACCTGCTGGAGGGCTCGCGCCAGTTGCTGGCGCAGTTTGTCACCGACAAGGTCGCCGAATACATCGCCCGCCTGCACCTGGCGATTTCCCGCTACGAGATGGAGCGCCTGGCCGAGGAAATCGTCGACGAACTTACCGGTTTCGGTCCGCTGGAAGTGCTGCTGCGCGATCAGTCAGTGACCGAGATTCTGGTCAACGGCCCGCACCGGGTATTCATCGAACGCGATGGCGTGCTGCATCAAAGTGACCTGCGTTTTATCGACGCGCATCACGTCGAGCGGGTCATGCAACGGATTCTCGCACCACTCGGACGGCGCCTCGACGAGTCTTCACCGATGGTCGATGCGCGCCTGCCGGACGGCAGCCGGGTCAACGCGATCATCCCGCCAATCGCCCTCGACGGCCCCTGCCTGTCGATTCGAAAGTTCCGCAAGGACATGCTCAAGAGCAGTGACCTGATGGCGATGCAGACCATCGATCTGGCGATTTTCGAGTTCCTCCAGGAGGCGGTGGGCAAGCGTTGCAACGTGCTGATCAGCGGCGGTACCGGCACCGGCAAGACCACGTTGCTGAACATCCTCAGCCAATTGATCAACCCCCACGAACGTCTGGTGACCATCGAAGATGTCGCCGAATTGCAGCTCGGCCACCCGCACGTCGTGCGCCTGGAAACCCGCCCGCCGAACGCCGAGGGCCACGGTGAAGTCAAGGCCAGCGACCTGATCCGCAACGCCCTGCGCATGCGCCCCGACCGAATCATTCTCGGCGAGATCCGAGGCGTTGAAGTGGTCGATGTGCTGACCGCGATGAACACCGGTCACGACGGCTCGATGAGCACCGTGCACGCCAACAATGCCCAGGATGCGTTGTTGCGGCTGGAGACGCTGGTGGGGCTGACCGGTCGCTCGATCGCCGAGCGCACCTTGCGCCAGATGATCTGCGCGGCGCTCGACGTGATCATTCAGCTGACCCGCATGCCCGACGGCCGCCGCTGTGTCAGCGAGGTGGTGGAAGTGGTCGGCATCCGCGAAGACGTCTACGTCACCAACACCTTGTTTCGCCTTGATCGGCGTACCGGTTTCGGCTTCCTGCGCGAAGCGGTCAATCCGGCGGGCGACAAGTTGCGCCACGAGACCCACCTGGGCTGA
- a CDS encoding type II secretion system F family protein, whose translation MIGPAILILLCLILLGLSIWLFVHGIHKTNNERVLNRLAAGQPQLVAQKPAWVGLERMFLRAGLGRPTERFGLWMTLWGVAIALGYLLADWIGLLAMLLAPPLILRLYISWLYHRRIKRMIEQLPQLLDYTVRSLKSGRTLSDAVMGGIESSEDPLKKAMGRVQRNVQLGVNLPDAVSDFAELYEQDELRMFALGLKVNHRYGGNASELLENLIKLIRERDQGARQLRALTGETRMTAWVLGSLPVILVSYFMLTNPGYMLGMWHDSGGRTMLIIAVVLQVTGCLALWRMLRSI comes from the coding sequence ATGATCGGACCGGCCATTCTCATCCTCCTGTGCCTGATCCTGCTCGGGCTGTCGATCTGGCTGTTCGTGCACGGCATCCACAAGACCAACAACGAACGGGTGCTCAATCGCCTCGCGGCGGGGCAGCCGCAACTGGTCGCACAGAAACCGGCCTGGGTCGGGCTTGAACGGATGTTTTTGCGCGCGGGGCTTGGCCGTCCCACCGAACGTTTCGGGCTGTGGATGACCCTGTGGGGCGTGGCGATTGCCCTCGGTTATCTATTGGCAGACTGGATCGGTTTGCTGGCGATGCTGCTGGCGCCGCCGCTGATCCTGCGCCTGTACATTTCCTGGCTGTACCACCGGCGGATCAAACGCATGATCGAGCAGTTGCCGCAACTGCTCGACTACACCGTACGCAGTCTCAAGTCCGGCCGCACCTTGAGCGACGCGGTCATGGGCGGCATCGAATCGAGCGAGGATCCGCTGAAAAAAGCCATGGGCCGGGTGCAGCGCAACGTGCAACTGGGGGTCAATCTGCCGGATGCGGTCAGCGATTTCGCCGAACTCTACGAACAGGACGAATTGCGCATGTTCGCCCTCGGCCTCAAGGTCAACCATCGCTACGGCGGCAACGCCAGCGAACTGCTGGAGAACCTGATCAAGCTGATTCGCGAGCGTGACCAGGGCGCCCGGCAACTGCGCGCACTGACTGGCGAAACACGCATGACCGCGTGGGTGCTGGGTTCGCTGCCGGTGATTCTGGTGAGTTACTTCATGCTGACCAACCCCGGCTACATGCTCGGCATGTGGCACGACTCCGGTGGTCGGACCATGTTGATCATCGCCGTGGTGTTGCAAGTGACCGGTTGCCTGGCGCTGTGGCGCATGTTGCGGAGTATTTGA
- a CDS encoding tetratricopeptide repeat protein: MKALIVLASLLLLGGCATDGQAPWSAMLAPTSCSKLDSEQELALNLADDLANDGKLHASLANLQSLPDKLVEVRLRKARVYRLLGRSEAEPLYRGLLGTCLTADAEHGLGQIYAARGDNGQAQAHLQRAVRLAPTNEKIRNDLGVVYLNQLRLEDARFEFLTAIELKQNDQLATLNLVSLLLYQNNWQQAAEIVSRAHLTPEQFADAQARAEKLKVPTKATPPAGNQVAVVADPQPSTLK; this comes from the coding sequence ATGAAAGCACTGATTGTCTTGGCAAGTCTGTTGTTGCTCGGTGGTTGCGCCACCGACGGTCAGGCGCCGTGGTCGGCGATGCTCGCACCGACCAGTTGCAGCAAGCTCGATTCCGAACAGGAACTGGCGTTGAACCTGGCGGACGATCTGGCCAACGACGGCAAGCTGCACGCCAGCCTGGCCAACCTGCAGAGCCTGCCCGATAAACTGGTCGAGGTACGCCTGCGCAAGGCCAGGGTTTACCGCTTGCTCGGGCGCAGTGAAGCCGAGCCGCTGTATCGCGGATTGCTCGGCACCTGCCTGACGGCGGACGCCGAACATGGCCTGGGCCAGATCTACGCCGCCCGTGGCGACAACGGCCAGGCCCAGGCGCACTTGCAGCGCGCGGTACGTCTGGCGCCGACCAATGAAAAAATCCGCAATGACCTGGGCGTGGTCTACCTCAACCAGTTGCGTCTTGAGGACGCACGCTTCGAATTCCTTACCGCTATTGAGCTCAAGCAGAACGATCAACTGGCCACGCTGAATCTGGTGAGTTTGCTGCTGTATCAGAACAACTGGCAGCAAGCCGCCGAAATCGTCAGCCGCGCGCACCTGACGCCGGAGCAGTTCGCCGACGCCCAGGCCCGCGCGGAAAAACTCAAGGTACCGACCAAGGCTACGCCACCCGCCGGCAATCAGGTGGCGGTGGTGGCGGACCCGCAACCGTCGACGCTCAAGTGA